The Flavobacterium piscisymbiosum genome includes a region encoding these proteins:
- a CDS encoding DUF6134 family protein translates to MICTITTALLFWLLKKDTNPLFKSFSFQAIKSKIQFVPIFLFFALTSQAQKKTVNYNVLRNGSIIGQMQFYQKTNNDDVFLKISSEVKTRFIFGINVKTEEGSHFKNGKLMSSYVKRHVNGKEKANKTTQFVNSNYKTLSENKKGQIKEQYIDYNFMLLYSKEPVGEDQVYSDSFQQFLSIKKIDNHSYRIVLPDGDYNDYHFLNGICQKVELHHTLFTINIQIS, encoded by the coding sequence ATGATATGTACTATCACTACCGCACTATTATTTTGGTTATTAAAAAAAGATACCAATCCCCTATTTAAAAGCTTCAGTTTTCAGGCGATAAAAAGCAAAATTCAATTTGTTCCAATTTTTTTATTCTTCGCACTTACTTCTCAGGCGCAGAAGAAAACAGTCAATTATAATGTGCTCCGTAACGGCAGTATCATTGGCCAGATGCAATTTTATCAAAAAACGAATAATGACGATGTGTTTTTGAAAATTTCTTCTGAAGTAAAAACCCGGTTTATTTTTGGAATTAATGTAAAAACAGAAGAGGGTTCTCATTTTAAAAATGGAAAACTAATGTCTTCTTATGTAAAGCGTCACGTAAACGGAAAAGAAAAAGCCAATAAAACGACTCAGTTCGTCAACTCCAATTATAAAACTTTATCCGAAAATAAAAAGGGGCAAATCAAAGAACAATATATCGATTACAATTTCATGCTGCTTTACAGCAAAGAACCTGTAGGCGAAGATCAGGTCTATTCTGATAGTTTTCAGCAATTTTTATCCATCAAAAAAATCGACAATCACTCCTACCGAATCGTATTGCCTGACGGAGATTACAACGACTATCATTTCTTAAATGGTATCTGTCAAAAAGTAGAGCTTCATCATACACTCTTTACAATCAACATTCAAATCTCATAA
- a CDS encoding sterol desaturase family protein, whose product MFAIISSLFIKLSFFGAMPIEIEKIHEVEKSAPNLIVYALPVVLFFTILEFVVFYFLERKEYDKKETLGSVLIGFGNLTVNLLMKTGLLYAVVGIYNILPYRMEFNWWSLIPCFILYDFSSYWTHRISHYCRFFWATHVVHHSADHYNLTVSFRQSWFQYAKIVFFVPLIFAGFHPAIFFIANQLSVLYQFWVHTEAIGKLHPFIEKHFGTPSNHRVHHGSQEKYLDKNFGATFMIWDHLFDSFQYEEEKPRYGITSALKSKLNPLYLNIHEFQDIITDVKKANGFQKKMYYIFASPDAIAKKKLNKEEIQPIKLSVSCEEIKKNTDNFNNNFSNILAEKIMVQRP is encoded by the coding sequence ATGTTTGCAATCATTTCAAGTTTATTTATAAAGTTATCCTTCTTTGGTGCCATGCCCATTGAAATAGAAAAAATTCACGAAGTCGAAAAAAGTGCTCCCAACTTAATTGTTTATGCCTTGCCGGTGGTGCTGTTTTTTACCATATTAGAATTTGTTGTTTTTTATTTCCTGGAACGAAAAGAATACGACAAAAAAGAAACCCTGGGATCTGTACTAATTGGTTTTGGGAATCTTACCGTTAATTTACTCATGAAAACGGGTTTGCTTTACGCCGTAGTAGGGATTTACAATATATTGCCTTATCGCATGGAGTTTAATTGGTGGAGCTTAATCCCGTGTTTTATATTGTATGATTTTAGTTCTTACTGGACACACCGTATTTCTCATTATTGCCGTTTTTTCTGGGCAACCCATGTAGTTCATCATTCTGCTGATCATTATAATCTTACGGTAAGTTTCAGGCAAAGTTGGTTTCAGTATGCTAAAATTGTATTTTTTGTTCCGTTGATTTTTGCTGGTTTTCATCCTGCCATATTTTTTATTGCAAATCAGCTGAGTGTATTGTATCAGTTTTGGGTGCATACAGAAGCTATTGGAAAGCTGCATCCTTTTATCGAAAAACATTTTGGAACTCCTTCTAATCATCGTGTACATCACGGAAGCCAGGAAAAATATCTCGACAAAAACTTTGGGGCAACCTTTATGATTTGGGATCACTTATTTGACTCCTTTCAGTACGAAGAAGAAAAACCGCGTTATGGTATTACCAGCGCGCTTAAAAGCAAACTCAATCCTTTATATCTCAATATTCATGAATTTCAGGATATTATTACCGATGTAAAAAAGGCAAATGGTTTTCAAAAAAAGATGTATTACATTTTTGCCAGTCCTGATGCTATTGCCAAAAAGAAATTAAATAAAGAAGAGATTCAACCTATTAAATTATCCGTATCATGTGAAGAAATCAAGAAAAACACCGACAATTTCAACAACAACTTTTCGAATATTTTAGCCGAAAAGATAATGGTGCAGAGACCATAG
- a CDS encoding RNA polymerase sigma-70 factor yields MEYSNSDHINFIRNGNEAAFEKIFKMYFKNLHAFAYTFMKDTDIAEEIVQNVFFRIWEKKDQLQIDDSLKAYLYRSVHNESLNHIKHLKVKNSFQLQYSDHMESSDPDASSNMMASELENDIQKAINELPQQCRTIFQMSRFEQLKYQQIADQLNISIKTVENQMGKALRVLRTKLVEYLPFLLFLYYLIRRS; encoded by the coding sequence ATGGAATATAGCAACAGCGACCATATCAATTTTATCCGGAACGGAAATGAAGCTGCTTTTGAAAAGATTTTTAAAATGTATTTTAAAAACCTTCATGCTTTCGCTTATACTTTTATGAAGGATACTGACATTGCTGAGGAAATTGTTCAAAATGTATTTTTTCGTATTTGGGAAAAAAAAGATCAATTACAAATTGATGATTCTTTGAAGGCTTATCTCTACAGATCAGTTCATAACGAGAGTCTGAATCACATAAAACACTTAAAAGTAAAAAACTCTTTTCAACTACAATATTCAGATCATATGGAATCGTCAGATCCGGATGCATCAAGTAATATGATGGCATCTGAGCTTGAAAACGACATTCAAAAAGCAATTAATGAACTGCCGCAGCAATGCCGTACAATTTTTCAAATGAGTCGTTTTGAGCAGCTTAAATATCAGCAAATAGCCGATCAATTGAATATTTCGATCAAAACTGTAGAAAACCAAATGGGTAAAGCCCTTAGGGTATTGCGAACTAAACTGGTAGAATATCTTCCTTTCTTGTTATTCTTATATTATTTAATCCGAAGATCATGA
- a CDS encoding FecR family protein encodes MSQNNMNMNDDLLVKYLAGETDANESATVENWLKADKNNLTYYNGFKKIWDDSLLIASENNVDENAAWKRLQNRMHEKDVPVLPLKKSSQNWLRIVASILLISTLGWLGYSYFENKSANTLIQIHATNTTLNDTLPDGTTVTLNKNSSLSYTRKFKGDKRPVTLQGEAFFYVSPDKTKPFIITVNDVTVQVVGTSFNVKNKNGKTTVDVETGIVKVSKNNDQVELKHGEKVIIADLQLKLLKSISKGQLYNYYRNKELVCDQTPLQELVEALNEIYNVNITIKNPVLQEKPITTVFKDQSLDQILEVIQETFMIKMERNGNQILLE; translated from the coding sequence ATGAGCCAAAACAATATGAATATGAACGATGATTTGCTGGTGAAATATCTGGCTGGCGAAACTGATGCAAACGAAAGTGCAACAGTAGAGAATTGGCTTAAAGCCGATAAAAATAACTTAACGTACTACAATGGTTTCAAGAAAATATGGGACGATAGCCTTTTGATCGCTTCCGAAAATAATGTTGATGAAAATGCTGCCTGGAAACGACTGCAAAATCGCATGCATGAAAAAGACGTTCCTGTGCTTCCTCTAAAAAAATCATCCCAAAATTGGTTGCGCATTGTTGCCTCTATCCTGCTCATTAGTACTTTGGGATGGCTTGGTTATTCTTATTTTGAAAATAAATCAGCGAACACTTTAATTCAGATACATGCAACAAACACTACTCTAAATGATACTTTGCCGGATGGCACGACGGTTACTTTAAACAAAAACTCTTCTTTGTCATATACCCGCAAGTTTAAAGGTGACAAACGACCTGTTACTTTACAAGGCGAAGCTTTTTTTTATGTTTCTCCTGATAAAACAAAACCTTTTATTATTACTGTTAATGATGTAACGGTACAAGTAGTAGGAACTTCTTTTAATGTAAAAAACAAAAACGGAAAAACTACAGTTGATGTCGAAACCGGAATTGTAAAAGTAAGTAAGAACAATGATCAGGTCGAACTAAAACATGGCGAGAAAGTAATTATTGCAGACCTACAACTTAAGTTGCTAAAAAGCATTAGCAAAGGCCAATTGTACAATTATTACCGTAATAAAGAACTTGTTTGTGACCAGACGCCACTACAGGAATTAGTTGAGGCGCTCAATGAAATATACAATGTAAATATCACGATTAAAAATCCTGTATTGCAGGAAAAACCAATAACAACAGTATTTAAAGATCAATCATTAGATCAGATTTTAGAAGTAATCCAGGAAACATTTATGATTAAAATGGAACGTAACGGTAACCAAATTCTATTAGAGTAA
- a CDS encoding carboxypeptidase-like regulatory domain-containing protein, whose protein sequence is MEKKGSFRFAYYSKLVSKDSLVSIHADQSTVKEVLDQLLNNHYEYKESTGFVILRYAPLELSLELEKNNIVGEYYVVSGYIVDTKTNKRVENASVYEKNALQSTLTNKEGYFELKLKNVQQTIELTVTKEKYKSITMMLLSEIKIQMGSRQTKSHYDAGDYTQIERTGIGRFFISSKQKIQSLNLGGLISQAPVQASLIPSLSTRGMMNSQISSSFSLNVLGGYTGGVRGLEIAGLYNITRMNVEALQMAGIFNTVGGSVNGVQLAGIYNNVFGDLKGLQMSGIHNSVKGSQIGLQITGIYNNVQQDSKGIQIAGIHNTVNGSQNGLQISGIYNIGNQKVRGLQIAGLFNYAKELKGIQFGLVNVTGSPSGYSLGLLNFKKDGYQKFTITRNEISDINFSIKTGDNKLYTILMAGRSERRNEEKLTSFGIGLGKNIRLGNRLAYNPEISAQYLYLGNCDYYNFLYKFDSAFTFRLFKGVAISGGPSFNIYSSQLRDKNAPDTNTSTFVQNRTERYNVIKDNGKGITGWVGWSFGLTLF, encoded by the coding sequence ATGGAGAAAAAAGGAAGTTTTAGATTTGCTTATTACAGTAAATTAGTCTCAAAAGACAGTCTCGTTAGTATTCATGCTGATCAATCTACCGTAAAGGAAGTTTTAGATCAGTTACTAAACAATCATTATGAGTACAAAGAATCAACGGGTTTTGTGATCCTTCGTTATGCTCCTTTAGAACTCTCACTTGAGTTAGAAAAAAACAATATCGTTGGTGAATATTATGTTGTAAGCGGTTATATCGTAGACACTAAAACCAACAAACGTGTGGAGAATGCCAGCGTTTATGAAAAAAATGCGCTGCAATCTACTTTAACAAATAAAGAAGGTTACTTTGAACTTAAACTTAAAAATGTACAACAAACCATTGAGCTAACGGTTACAAAAGAAAAATACAAAAGCATCACGATGATGTTGCTCTCTGAAATAAAAATCCAAATGGGTTCAAGGCAAACAAAATCTCATTATGATGCGGGTGATTACACGCAAATTGAACGAACGGGAATTGGCCGTTTCTTTATTTCATCAAAACAAAAAATACAATCCCTTAATCTTGGCGGCCTTATTAGCCAGGCTCCCGTACAGGCTTCTTTGATACCGAGTCTTAGTACAAGAGGTATGATGAATTCTCAAATTTCAAGTAGCTTCTCTTTAAATGTATTGGGAGGATATACCGGCGGCGTTCGCGGACTTGAAATTGCCGGATTGTATAATATCACCAGAATGAATGTCGAAGCTTTGCAAATGGCAGGTATATTCAACACTGTGGGAGGATCTGTAAATGGAGTCCAGCTTGCCGGAATCTACAATAATGTGTTTGGTGATCTTAAAGGATTGCAGATGAGCGGTATTCACAATAGCGTAAAAGGCTCGCAAATTGGTTTACAAATCACCGGAATTTACAACAATGTACAGCAAGATTCTAAAGGAATTCAAATAGCTGGTATTCATAATACTGTGAATGGCTCTCAGAACGGATTACAGATATCAGGTATTTATAATATTGGAAACCAAAAGGTTCGCGGCCTGCAAATCGCCGGACTTTTTAATTATGCCAAAGAATTGAAGGGAATTCAGTTTGGATTAGTGAATGTTACGGGTTCGCCATCTGGTTATAGTCTTGGTTTATTGAACTTTAAAAAGGATGGTTATCAAAAATTCACTATTACGCGTAATGAAATTTCAGATATCAATTTTTCTATAAAAACTGGAGATAATAAACTCTACACTATTTTGATGGCAGGAAGAAGCGAACGAAGAAACGAAGAAAAACTAACTTCTTTCGGAATTGGGTTAGGAAAAAATATTCGGTTAGGAAACCGCCTTGCCTACAATCCTGAAATTAGTGCGCAATATCTTTATTTAGGAAATTGTGATTACTATAACTTTTTGTACAAATTCGATTCTGCATTTACATTTCGTCTGTTCAAAGGTGTAGCCATATCCGGAGGCCCTTCTTTTAATATTTATTCGTCTCAATTAAGAGATAAAAATGCCCCTGACACCAACACTTCTACTTTTGTTCAGAATCGAACAGAACGTTATAATGTAATAAAAGACAATGGTAAAGGAATAACCGGATGGGTTGGCTGGAGTTTTGGACTAACTTTATTTTAA